A part of Chitinimonas koreensis genomic DNA contains:
- the dkgB gene encoding 2,5-didehydrogluconate reductase DkgB has product MSIPAFGLGTFRLKGQTVIDSVRDALEVGYRAIDTAQIYGNEADIGQAIADSGVARDALFLTTKIWIDKLGRDELIPSLRESLARLRTDRVDLTLIHWPSPGGAVALQESLEALAEARELGLTGQIGVSNFTIDLLRQAIAIAGKDAIATNQVEISPYLQNRKLAAFAREQGIHLTSYMTLAYGKAVQDPRLQEIAVRHGATTAQVALAWALQQGWSVIPSSTKRANLEGNLGALQLRLDEEDMARIAGLDRGERLANPEGIAPVWD; this is encoded by the coding sequence ATGAGCATCCCCGCCTTCGGCCTCGGCACTTTCCGCCTCAAGGGCCAGACCGTGATCGACTCGGTGCGCGACGCGCTCGAGGTCGGCTACCGCGCCATCGACACCGCCCAGATCTACGGCAACGAGGCCGACATCGGCCAGGCCATCGCCGACTCGGGCGTGGCGCGCGACGCGCTGTTCCTCACCACCAAGATCTGGATCGACAAGCTCGGCCGCGACGAGCTGATCCCCAGCCTGCGCGAAAGCCTGGCCAGGCTGCGCACCGACCGGGTCGACCTGACGCTGATCCACTGGCCCTCGCCCGGCGGCGCGGTGGCGTTGCAGGAAAGCCTGGAAGCCCTGGCAGAGGCCCGCGAGCTGGGGCTGACCGGGCAGATCGGCGTCTCCAACTTCACCATCGACCTGCTGCGCCAGGCGATCGCCATCGCGGGCAAGGACGCCATCGCCACCAACCAGGTCGAGATCAGCCCCTACCTGCAGAACCGCAAGCTGGCCGCCTTCGCGCGCGAACAGGGCATCCACCTGACCTCGTACATGACCCTGGCCTATGGCAAGGCCGTGCAGGATCCGCGGCTGCAGGAGATCGCGGTACGCCACGGCGCGACGACCGCCCAGGTGGCACTGGCCTGGGCGCTGCAGCAGGGCTGGTCGGTGATCCCGTCGTCGACCAAGCGGGCGAACCTGGAGGGCAATCTGGGCGCGCTGCAACTACGGCTGGACGAGGAGGACATGGCGCGCATCGCCGGGCTCGATCGCGGCGAGCGGCTGGCGAATCCGGAGGGGATTGCGCCGGTTTGGGATTGA
- a CDS encoding CoA transferase — protein MPASPAQALAQLWQAAGLDPAARVHARLDGEAVLPSSFAADLAAQAAIAAAGLAAASLHRLRGGDWQAVRVDRRHAAIECRSERYLRVDGLPAPDPWDAIAGAYRCGDGRWVRLHTNFPHHRDGVLDLLRCSHQREAVTQALQRWRAEEFEQAAAERGLVVAMARSFEQWDAHPQAAALAALPPFTLEKIGDAPPWRPTRAARPLAGLRALDLTRVIAGPVCGRTLAAHGAEVLLLSSPNLPSIAPLVVDTGRGKRSSHLDLRGDGGPAALDRLLDQADLFVQGYRPGGLAALGFGPEAVAARRPGIVYVSLSAYGHVGPWAGRRGFDSLVQTATGFNRAEAQAAGQDGLRPLPMQILDHASGYLMALGAMAALHRRATEGGSWHVRVSLAQTGRWLRGLGRVDGLARPDPGFDTVGDLLEEVDSGFGRLTVVRHAAQLAATPAAWARPSVPLGTHAAAWPCDELTPQPL, from the coding sequence ATGCCCGCCTCCCCCGCCCAGGCGCTCGCCCAACTGTGGCAAGCCGCCGGCCTCGACCCCGCCGCGCGGGTCCATGCCCGGCTCGACGGCGAGGCGGTGCTGCCGTCGAGCTTCGCCGCCGACCTGGCGGCGCAGGCCGCCATCGCCGCCGCCGGGCTGGCCGCCGCCAGCCTGCATCGCCTGCGCGGCGGCGACTGGCAGGCGGTGCGGGTCGACCGCCGCCATGCCGCGATCGAATGCCGCAGCGAGCGCTACCTGCGCGTCGACGGCCTGCCGGCGCCCGACCCATGGGATGCGATCGCCGGCGCCTACCGCTGCGGCGACGGCCGCTGGGTGCGGCTGCACACCAACTTTCCGCACCACCGCGACGGCGTGCTCGACCTGCTGCGCTGCAGCCACCAGCGCGAGGCGGTGACGCAGGCGCTGCAACGCTGGCGGGCCGAGGAGTTCGAGCAGGCCGCCGCCGAACGCGGCCTGGTGGTGGCGATGGCGCGCAGCTTCGAGCAATGGGATGCCCATCCGCAGGCCGCCGCGCTGGCCGCGCTGCCGCCGTTCACGCTGGAGAAGATCGGCGACGCGCCGCCGTGGCGGCCGACGCGTGCCGCGCGGCCGCTGGCCGGCCTGCGCGCGCTCGACCTGACCCGGGTGATCGCCGGCCCGGTCTGCGGCCGCACGCTGGCGGCCCACGGCGCCGAGGTGCTGCTGCTGTCCTCGCCGAACCTGCCGTCGATCGCGCCGCTGGTGGTCGACACCGGCCGCGGCAAGCGCAGCAGCCATCTCGACCTGCGCGGCGACGGCGGCCCGGCCGCGCTCGATCGCCTGCTGGACCAGGCCGACCTGTTCGTCCAGGGCTATCGCCCCGGCGGCCTGGCCGCGCTCGGCTTCGGTCCCGAGGCGGTGGCGGCGCGGCGGCCCGGCATCGTCTACGTCTCGCTGTCGGCCTATGGCCACGTCGGCCCGTGGGCCGGCCGGCGCGGCTTCGACTCGCTGGTGCAGACCGCCACCGGCTTCAACCGGGCCGAGGCGCAGGCGGCCGGGCAGGACGGCCTGCGGCCCCTGCCGATGCAGATCCTCGACCACGCCTCGGGCTACCTGATGGCGCTCGGCGCCATGGCGGCACTGCACCGGCGCGCGACGGAGGGCGGCAGCTGGCATGTGCGCGTCTCGCTGGCCCAGACCGGCCGCTGGCTGCGCGGCCTCGGCCGGGTGGACGGGCTGGCGCGGCCCGATCCCGGCTTCGACACGGTCGGCGATCTGCTCGAGGAGGTGGATTCGGGCTTCGGCCGGTTGACCGTGGTGCGCCACGCGGCGCAGCTGGCCGCCACGCCTGCGGCCTGGGCCCGTCCGTCGGTGCCGCTCGGCACGCATGCGGCAGCTTGGCCATGTGACGAATTGACCCCTCAGCCGCTGTAG
- a CDS encoding LysR family transcriptional regulator, with amino-acid sequence MKITLDEMQAFAAVVDGGSITAAAEQLAQTVSGISRALGRLEGKLHTTLLRRTTRRLELTEEGAAFLRHARAILASVDQAEEQMAARREQPSGRLRVDAATPFMLHVIVPLVAGFGRRYPQVELELNSNEGIVDLIEKRTDVAFRIGALRDSTLHARPIGRSRLRVLASPAYLAQHGTPAAADELARHVLLGFNQPESLNDWPLRDGDELLHIKPTVASSSGETLRQLALAGGGIVCLSDFMTRRDREEGRLVQLLADRTLDLRQPVNAVYYRNTALSSRIGCFVDYLVEALGERAFDE; translated from the coding sequence ATGAAGATCACGCTCGACGAAATGCAGGCCTTCGCCGCGGTGGTGGACGGCGGCTCCATCACCGCCGCGGCCGAGCAGCTGGCGCAGACCGTGTCCGGCATCAGCCGCGCGCTCGGCCGGCTCGAAGGCAAGCTGCACACCACGCTGCTGCGGCGGACCACCCGGCGGCTGGAGCTGACCGAGGAGGGCGCGGCCTTCCTGCGCCATGCGCGCGCCATCCTGGCCTCGGTCGACCAGGCCGAGGAGCAGATGGCGGCGCGGCGCGAGCAGCCGTCGGGCCGGCTGCGCGTCGACGCCGCCACGCCCTTCATGCTGCATGTGATCGTGCCGCTGGTGGCCGGCTTCGGCCGCCGCTATCCGCAGGTGGAGCTGGAGCTGAACAGCAACGAGGGCATCGTCGACCTGATCGAGAAGCGCACCGACGTGGCCTTCCGCATCGGCGCGCTGCGCGATTCGACCCTGCATGCGCGGCCGATCGGCCGCAGCCGGCTGCGCGTCCTGGCCAGCCCGGCCTACCTGGCGCAGCACGGCACGCCGGCCGCGGCGGACGAGCTGGCGCGGCACGTGCTGCTGGGCTTCAACCAGCCCGAGTCGCTGAACGACTGGCCGCTGCGCGACGGCGACGAGCTGCTGCACATCAAGCCGACGGTCGCCTCGTCGAGCGGCGAGACGCTGCGGCAGCTGGCGCTGGCCGGGGGCGGCATCGTCTGCCTGTCCGATTTCATGACGCGGCGCGACCGCGAGGAGGGGCGGCTGGTGCAGTTGCTGGCGGACCGGACGCTCGACCTGCGGCAGCCGGTCAACGCGGTGTATTACCGCAATACGGCGCTGTCCTCGCGCATCGGCTGCTTCGTCGACTACCTGGTCGAGGCGCTCGGCGAGCGGGCGTTCGACGAGTAG
- a CDS encoding MFS transporter, translated as MPAPSLALPFPAVPAAPAAPRLAAGTPDFRRTAFGVFVGGFGTFALVYSPQPLMPQFSQAFAVSPSAASGVVSATTGLLALGLIPASLLADRWGRKPVMNAALALGAVLMLACALAPDFASLLLLRALLGLALAGLPAAAMAYLSEEMEPAVLGRVMGLYIAGNALGGMSGRFLAALLAEWFSWRVALGALGAIGVAAALAFWRNLPPSRHFAPQPIALAELWRDARAHFGDGGLPWLFATAFLLMGCFVSVYNYLGYRLHEAPFDLGPGQLGLVFSLYLVGMGASTWAGQLADRIGRRNVLWLMVAAMAVGLVLTLAMQLAVVIAGLAICTLGFFGAHSVASSWVGRRALRARALASALYLTAYYLGGSVLGSASGLVWEAGRWPAVVGVLALGLAVCFAIALRLRRLAPLPA; from the coding sequence ATGCCAGCCCCCAGCCTCGCCCTGCCCTTCCCGGCTGTTCCTGCCGCGCCAGCCGCACCCCGCCTCGCCGCCGGCACGCCGGATTTCCGCCGCACCGCCTTCGGCGTCTTCGTCGGCGGCTTCGGCACCTTCGCCCTGGTCTACAGCCCGCAGCCGCTGATGCCGCAGTTCTCCCAGGCCTTCGCCGTCAGCCCCAGCGCGGCCAGCGGGGTGGTTTCGGCGACCACCGGCCTGCTGGCGCTCGGGCTGATCCCGGCCAGCCTGCTGGCCGACCGCTGGGGCCGCAAGCCGGTGATGAACGCCGCGCTGGCGCTCGGCGCGGTGCTGATGCTGGCCTGCGCGCTGGCGCCCGATTTCGCCAGCCTGCTGCTGCTGCGCGCGCTGCTGGGCCTGGCGCTGGCCGGCCTGCCGGCGGCCGCCATGGCCTACCTCAGCGAAGAGATGGAGCCGGCCGTGCTCGGCCGAGTGATGGGCCTCTACATCGCGGGCAACGCGCTCGGCGGCATGAGCGGGCGCTTCCTGGCCGCGCTGTTGGCCGAATGGTTCTCCTGGCGGGTGGCGCTCGGCGCGCTCGGCGCCATCGGCGTGGCCGCCGCGCTGGCGTTCTGGCGCAACCTGCCGCCGTCGCGCCATTTCGCGCCGCAGCCGATCGCGCTGGCCGAGCTGTGGCGCGACGCGCGCGCCCACTTCGGCGACGGCGGCCTGCCCTGGCTGTTCGCCACCGCCTTCCTGCTGATGGGCTGCTTCGTCAGCGTCTACAACTACCTCGGCTACCGGCTGCACGAGGCGCCGTTCGACCTCGGCCCCGGCCAGCTCGGCCTGGTGTTCTCGCTCTACCTGGTCGGCATGGGCGCCTCGACCTGGGCCGGCCAGCTGGCCGACCGCATCGGCCGCCGCAACGTGCTGTGGCTGATGGTGGCGGCCATGGCGGTAGGCCTCGTGCTGACGCTGGCGATGCAGCTGGCGGTGGTGATCGCCGGACTGGCGATCTGCACGCTGGGCTTCTTCGGCGCGCATTCGGTCGCCAGCAGCTGGGTCGGCCGTCGCGCGCTGCGTGCCCGCGCATTGGCCTCGGCGCTGTACCTGACCGCCTACTACCTCGGCGGCAGCGTGCTCGGCTCGGCCTCGGGCCTGGTGTGGGAAGCCGGCCGCTGGCCGGCGGTGGTCGGGGTGCTGGCGCTGGGGCTGGCGGTCTGCTTCGCCATCGCGCTCAGGCTGCGGCGGCTGGCGCCGTTGCCCGCTTGA
- a CDS encoding LysR family transcriptional regulator, with protein MELRHLRYFVAVAEELHFTRAAERLHIGQPPLSQQIRALEDEIGAELFVRSKRRVALTEAGRAFLERARRILAEAAAAAEQARRIAGGEAGELRVGFTSSLPFTSLLPGVLHDFREAWPEVRLDLRELFTADQLDALLAGELDVGFVRFTGREPPEGIVLREIHRDPLRVVLHAGHRLAGEAGLHMAQLREEGFVTYPRQLGTGLPALVRRLCAGAGFAPRVVQEAGEATTQIGLVAAGVGIAVLPSPLECVQMAGVRYLPLLDDGAHLSLAVAVRAGALPPRVAHFLAVLRRWEGEAARA; from the coding sequence ATGGAGCTGCGACACCTGCGCTATTTCGTGGCGGTGGCCGAGGAATTGCACTTCACTCGCGCCGCCGAGCGGCTGCACATCGGCCAGCCGCCCTTGAGCCAGCAGATCCGCGCGCTGGAAGACGAGATCGGCGCCGAGCTGTTCGTGCGCAGCAAGCGCCGGGTGGCGCTGACCGAGGCCGGCCGGGCCTTCCTCGAGCGCGCCCGCCGCATCCTGGCCGAGGCGGCCGCCGCGGCCGAGCAGGCGCGCCGCATCGCCGGCGGCGAGGCGGGCGAATTGCGGGTCGGCTTCACCTCCTCGCTGCCGTTCACCAGCCTCTTGCCCGGCGTACTGCACGATTTCCGCGAGGCCTGGCCCGAGGTGCGGCTGGACCTGCGCGAGCTGTTCACCGCCGACCAGCTCGACGCGCTGCTGGCCGGCGAGCTCGACGTCGGCTTCGTCCGCTTCACCGGCCGCGAGCCGCCCGAGGGCATCGTGCTGCGCGAGATCCACCGCGACCCGCTGCGGGTGGTGCTGCACGCCGGCCACCGCCTGGCCGGCGAAGCGGGCCTGCACATGGCGCAGCTGCGCGAGGAGGGCTTCGTCACCTATCCGCGCCAGCTCGGCACCGGCCTGCCGGCGCTGGTGCGGCGGCTGTGCGCCGGCGCCGGCTTCGCGCCGCGGGTGGTGCAGGAGGCCGGCGAGGCCACCACCCAGATCGGCCTGGTGGCGGCCGGCGTCGGCATCGCGGTGCTGCCGTCGCCGCTCGAATGCGTGCAGATGGCCGGCGTGCGCTACCTGCCGCTGCTCGACGACGGCGCGCACCTGTCGCTGGCGGTCGCGGTGCGGGCCGGCGCGCTGCCGCCGCGGGTGGCGCATTTCCTGGCTGTGCTGCGGCGCTGGGAGGGCGAGGCGGCGCGGGCTTAG
- a CDS encoding MFS transporter, which yields MPIALLALTISAFAIGTTEFVIVGLIPTIAADLGVGLPSAGLLVSLYALGVAVGAPLLTALTGKLPRKSLLLGLMALFTVGNLVAWQSPGYESLIVARILTGLAHGVFFSIGSIIATSLVPKEKAASAIAIMFTGLTVALVTGVPLGTFIGQHFGWRATFLAVSLLGVIAFFGSLLFVPKNVHHSAPATLRQQLAVLAQPRLLLVYAMTAVGYGGSFIAFTFLAPILQDISGFSTHAVSLVLLVYGVSVAAGNLWGGKLADRRGPIAALKLIFALLAAVLLALAFTAPSKGLMLATVLAWGAVAFGNVPGLQVYVVQQAQRYAPRAVDVASGLNIAAFNLGIAGGAWIGGLIVDRLGLIHTAWIGALVVAGAWLLTALSGRLDRAAGHTDRLEGVAVAAH from the coding sequence ATGCCCATTGCCCTGCTGGCGCTGACCATCAGCGCCTTCGCCATCGGGACGACCGAATTCGTGATCGTCGGCCTGATCCCCACCATCGCCGCCGACCTCGGCGTCGGCCTGCCCTCGGCCGGCCTGCTGGTCAGCCTGTACGCGCTCGGCGTCGCCGTCGGCGCGCCGCTGTTGACCGCGCTCACCGGCAAGCTGCCGCGCAAATCGCTGCTGCTGGGCCTGATGGCGCTGTTCACCGTCGGCAACCTGGTCGCCTGGCAGTCGCCCGGCTACGAATCGCTGATCGTCGCGCGCATCCTCACCGGCCTTGCCCACGGCGTGTTCTTCTCGATCGGCTCGATCATCGCCACCAGCCTGGTGCCCAAGGAGAAGGCCGCCAGCGCGATCGCCATCATGTTCACCGGCCTGACCGTGGCACTGGTGACCGGCGTGCCGCTGGGCACCTTCATCGGCCAGCACTTCGGCTGGCGCGCCACCTTCCTGGCAGTGTCGCTGCTCGGCGTGATCGCCTTCTTCGGCAGCCTGCTGTTCGTACCGAAGAACGTGCACCACAGCGCGCCGGCGACCCTCCGGCAACAGCTGGCGGTGCTGGCGCAGCCGCGCCTCCTGCTGGTCTACGCCATGACGGCGGTCGGCTACGGCGGCTCCTTCATCGCCTTCACCTTCCTCGCGCCGATCCTGCAGGACATCAGCGGCTTCTCGACCCATGCGGTGAGCCTGGTGCTGCTGGTCTACGGCGTCTCGGTCGCGGCCGGCAACCTGTGGGGCGGCAAGCTGGCCGACCGGCGCGGGCCGATCGCCGCGCTGAAGCTGATCTTCGCGCTGCTGGCCGCGGTGCTGCTGGCGCTGGCCTTCACCGCGCCGAGCAAGGGCCTGATGCTGGCGACCGTGCTGGCCTGGGGCGCCGTCGCCTTCGGCAACGTGCCCGGCCTGCAGGTCTACGTGGTCCAGCAGGCGCAGCGCTACGCCCCGCGCGCGGTCGACGTCGCCTCGGGCCTCAACATCGCCGCCTTCAACCTCGGCATCGCCGGCGGCGCCTGGATCGGCGGATTGATCGTCGACCGGCTCGGTCTGATCCACACCGCCTGGATCGGCGCCCTGGTCGTCGCCGGCGCCTGGCTGCTGACCGCGCTGAGCGGCCGGCTCGACCGCGCCGCCGGCCACACCGACCGCCTCGAGGGCGTGGCCGTGGCCGCCCACTGA